From Apis mellifera strain DH4 linkage group LG5, Amel_HAv3.1, whole genome shotgun sequence, the proteins below share one genomic window:
- the LOC551466 gene encoding CAAX prenyl protease 1 homolog isoform X2, with product MSSFVRFIEENILYEILAISWLLFLWKFYLDLRQRVFMMRLTNLPKSLEGLMTKDVYNKAHNYLLDRLKFDSFESIYSELCTMIFLLTLCYHRFWLWSINLVKYFGFNDENEILLSGICMFILSTINDIIFLPFKVYFTFVVEQAYGFNKETPLFFAKDQLLKFIVHQIIVVPLLCAVIWIIKSGGEYCFLYLWIFLIVAALFLMIIYPEVIAPIFDKYTPLPNGDLKTKIEALAASINYPLYKIFIVENSKRSSHSNAYLYGFYKHKRIVLYDTLVKEYFKPAKDEADVKGCNTDEVLAILAHELGHWKHSHALKGFIFGQLHLLMNIFLYAKLINYKPIYEAFGFMDIQPTFIGLIIVTMYISNPPNV from the exons CGTGTTTTTATGATGCGTTTAACCAATTTACCTAAATCTCTCGAAGGTTTAATGACAAaagatgtttataataaagcacataattatttattagatagatTAAAGTTTGATAGTTTTGAAAGTATATATTCTGAACTTTGTACCAtg atattcttGTTAACTTTATGTTATCATCGATTTTGGTTATGGAGCATTAatttagttaaatattttggctttaatgatgaaaatgaaattctcttGAGTGGTATTTGTATGTTCATTTTAAGtactattaatgatataatatttttaccatttaaagtttattttacatttgttgTGGAACAAGCTTATGGATTTAACAAAGag acaCCATTATTCTTTGCCAAAGATCAGCTTCTTAAATTCATTGTACATCAAATAATTGTAGTACCTCTTTTATGTGCTGTAATATGGATTATAAAGAGTGGAGGAGAGTATTGCTTTCTTTatctttggatatttttaatagttgcTGCACTTTTTCTTATGATCATTTATCCAGAAGTAATTGCACCaatctttgataaatatacaCCTCTTCCAAATGGagatttgaaaacaaaaattgaagcATTAGCAGcatcaattaattatcctctttataaaatatttattgttgaaaattcaaaaaggtCTTCACATAGCAATGCATATCTCTATggtttttataaacataaaagaattgttttatatgaTACCTtagtaaaagaatattttaaaccaGCAAAAGATGAAGCAGATGTAAAAGGATGTAATACAGATGAAGTATTAGCAATATTAGCACATGAATTAGGACATTGGAAACATAGTCATGCATTAAAAGGATTTATATTTGgccaa ctacatttattgatgaatatttttctatatgcaaaacttattaattataaacctATATATGAAGCTTTTGGATTCATGGATATTCAACCTACATTTATAGGACTTATTATTGTTACtatgtatatttcaaatcCTCCAAATGTG